One window of Magallana gigas chromosome 2, xbMagGiga1.1, whole genome shotgun sequence genomic DNA carries:
- the LOC105321057 gene encoding phosphatidylinositol 4-phosphate 5-kinase-like protein 1 — protein sequence MTTPRRQFSRSLANNRWVKVWRRWQRKDVIIVNENHRRYRALECIREGIKDMFEKHPELGVKDNLTEEDFCHIHSKTIKTSQGKKFKFRSYASSVFACIRRAVSVSDHTFLSSVAPDDLEYMEFVSNSRSGQDFFLSHDQQFILKTDKKYYLEFFMSILGDYLMHFQNYPHSLIVKFLGLFSVNVSGQPKMYFLVMQNVFFPVERIESRFDLKGCLGGRYQKPYPEEKGVLHVLKDQNFYNDSIDLGNQRDWFLRQLRHDVSFLRDLGVQDYSLLLGRHELHKDDQQKTFVDLVDRMRKSYAKRKSSSILDKARVLSNQVHHADVIEEEEGEPPTQTQEEAGDKGFTASKRCSTFTSLGSLLGSTSTKLEDSANRRLLLSECKNPLHVIDGTHSRYYMGIIDFFTQYECKQQVARVLKVCKNCTSDHSTVPPDIYAERFLRFIEERTL from the exons ATGACAACACCTAGACGACAGTTTTCCAGATCGTTGGCAAATAACAGGTGGGTGAAGGTGTGGAGAAGATGGCAGAGGAAGGATGTGATCATCGTGAACGAGAACCACCGGCGCTACAGGGCGCTGGAATGCATCAGGGAAGGAATCAAAGACATGTTTGAGAAACATCCAGAGCTGGGTGTCAAG GATAACTTGACGGAAGAAGATTTTTGCCATATACACAGTAAAACAATCAAGACTAGTCAAGGAAAG aaATTCAAGTTCCGGAGCTATGCCAGTTCCGTGTTTGCGTGCATCAGGAGAGCAGTGTCGGTCTCGGACCACACGTTTTTGTCGTCAGTAGCTCCAGATGACCTGGAGTATATGGAGTTTGTAAGCAACTCCAGAAGTGGGCAGGATTTCTTTCTCAG TCATGATCAGCAGTTCATCCTGAAAACAGACAAGAAGTACTACTTGGAATTTTTCATGTCCATTCTTgg AGACTATCTGATGCATTTCCAGAACTACCCTCATTCTCTGATTGTCAAATTCTTAGGACTCTTTTCTGTGAATGTGTCAGGTCAACCCAAG ATGTATTTTCTGGTGatgcaaaatgtatttttccCTGTTGAGAGAATTGAATCCAGATTTGATTTAAAGGGTTGTCTTGGTGGAAGATATCAAAAa CCCTACCCAGAGGAGAAAGGAGTTTTGCATGTTTTAAAGGATCAGAATTTTTACAATGATAGCATTGACCTAG GAAATCAGCGGGACTGGTTCCTACGACAACTACGCCATGACGTGAGTTTCCTGCGAGATCTGGGTGTACAAGACTACAGTCTTCTTCTGGGTCGCCACGAACTCCACAAAGACGACCAACAGAAGACATTTGTAGACCTTGTGGACAGAATGAGAAA gTCATACGCTAAACGCAAATCATCGTCCATATTGGACAAGGCTCGTGTGCTTAGTAATCAAGTTCACCATGCAGACGTCATAGAAGAGGAAGAAGGAGAACCCCCAACGCAAACTCAGGAAGAGGCTGGAGATAAAGGATTCACCGCCAGTAAACGCTGCTCAACCTTCACCAGTTTAGGAAGTCTCTTGGGTTCAACTTCCACCAAACTGGAAGATTCGGCCAATAGGAGGTTGCTTCTTTCAGAGTGCAAGAACCCGTTGCATGTCATCGACGGAACTCATTCAAGATATTATATGGGCATCATCGATTTCTTTACGCAATACGAGTGCAAACAACAGGTTGCTCGTGTCCTGAAAGTCTGCAAGAACTGTACGAGTGACCATTCCACTGTGCCACCTGATATCTACGCAGAGCGATTTCTGAGGTTTATTGAGGAGAGAACATTATAG